In the genome of Candidatus Hydrogenedentota bacterium, the window AAAAAGAAAATGGACTGTAAAACGCGGCATGGCATGCAACCCTCCTCAAGGTTAAGGAAACATGCGCACAGTATCCGCCGCCGAACGGGACTTTTCAACTCCGCGTGCGGAGGAGTCCTCAAATGCTGTCCAGGTCCAACCCCGATGCCGGACCCGCCTTGAACTCTTTCATGTGTTTGCGCGCCTGCGCGGCCGCCCCGCTTTCCCCGAGCAGATAATCCGTCAGCCACAGCAGCCTGCGTCCGGTTTCAAGCCCCATGAGATGCTCCATTTTGCAGGCGTCACTGACGGATTTCTCCTTGGAAACCCCCAGCACCTGCTCGAAAAAGCGAGAGAGAATGGCAAAATTCTGGGACACCAGCTCGGTGATCTGCTTCCCCTCGTCTGTGAGCAAAAGGAACCGGTTCGGGTCCTCGGCCACCCACCCGCGCTTCTTCAACTGCGCCAGCGCCATGGAGGCCGCGCCCCGGGAAACCTCCAGCATCTCCGCAACGTCCGTGGTGCGGGCATAGCCCAGTTCCGAGCGCAGCGTGTCTATGGCCATCAAATAATGCGCGCGGGAATGGGAGAGGTGGTTGTGGGAAAACTCCCGCCAATGGCTGGAGTCGTTCGCCTCGTCCATGTCCTGGGCGCTGGTGTCCTCACGGCCGGCATGGTCCACCATGAAATCTCCTTTTCCGCACCCGAACACCTTTCCGGCACTTGTTCCGGATTGTCGGACGCTGTTTGCTCCAAGGTTTACAGGATTCTAAACCGATGCACATTATACTTAATTCCATGATAGCCCGCGCAACTTTTCAAAACAAGCCCAATCTTTTGCCTGTCTCCAGATAAGCGCGCGCCGGTTGGCTGAACTTTCCATCGGGGGGGCGGAAACCTGCCCCCCCGTTGCATGGTCTGATTCATTGTCTTTGCTTGGGCACTGATGTCTTGCTATAGTATGCGCTCCGCCCGCAACGGGGGCGGGGCGGTAAACCGACACCACGTCAAAAGAGGAAAACGACCATGATGAGAATGACCCGCCTGAAGAGTTCCCTTGGATGCTGCGTTCTGCTGGCAGCGATGTGCCTTGCCGGCCTTTCCGCCCCCGCCGACACCCCGCTCGGCTATTTCCCGGATGATGCCACGGCGGCGCTGTATCTGCCCTCCATTGATTTTGTCCAGAACGACCTTGCGCCGATTCTCAAGGAAGCCGGTGTTGGTGACGGTCTTGACGGCCTCATCGGCACTTTCCCCTCGCGTCTTGGGCTTTCCGAGACGGCCACACTTCCGGAAATTTTCAAGGCGCTTGGCATTGACACCGCCAAGCCGGTGACAGTCTTTGTGCAGGAAACCCCCGGGGTGCGGAATTACGGCGCCGTGCTGGCCGCGGCGGACAGCGCTCTGGCCAAGGAAAAAATCAAGGGCGTTTTCACCGAGGACGGCGCGGAGAATTTTTCCTCCGGAGAGGCCAAGGGCATGTATCATGCCCAGGGCCGAATCGGCTACGTGATGGACGCCGACAAAGTGTTTTTGGGCAACACCCAGGAACTCATCACCTCCATGGTCAAACGCGGCGGTTC includes:
- a CDS encoding metal-dependent transcriptional regulator, producing MVDHAGREDTSAQDMDEANDSSHWREFSHNHLSHSRAHYLMAIDTLRSELGYARTTDVAEMLEVSRGAASMALAQLKKRGWVAEDPNRFLLLTDEGKQITELVSQNFAILSRFFEQVLGVSKEKSVSDACKMEHLMGLETGRRLLWLTDYLLGESGAAAQARKHMKEFKAGPASGLDLDSI